ATTTTCTCACCCTTTTCTCAAGCTGATGCAAGTATATCGCGTAATTTTGGAGGAGTTGGTCTTGGGCTTTCTATCACCAAAAACTTAGTGGAACTTCACACAGGAACTATTTCTGTCGAGTCTACACCAGGAGAAGGTTCTGTTTTTAAATTCACATTACCTCTTGCGAATGGTCAAACTGAATTCCAGTCGATACAAAATCCAAATGCGGATGGAAATCATGTTTGGATGTCCACAGAAGACCTTCGGGGTAACTTTATAGTTGAACAAGCTTATATCGAAAGAGTTGAGTTCAGCACGAACCTTTCAAAAGATTTAAACCGAAACCTAACGATACTTGCTGTTGACGACGACCCAATCAATTTGGAAGTACTAAAAATCCAACTCAGTGGTTCTGGATTTAATGTCATACCAGTGTTAGATGGCCAGACTGCCATCAACTTAGCTAATGAAATAAAACCAGATTTGATTTTATTAGATATTATGATGCCAAAAATGAGTGGTTATCAGGTATGTAAAATATTACGCGAATCATACTCTATGTACGAAATGCCAATTCTCATGTTAACTGCAAAAAACAGAATTGAAGATGTGCTTTCGGGATTAGAAGTTGGAGCAAATGATTATTTAGGAAAACCTTTTGATAAAAGGGAACTACTTGCAAGAGTGAATACACTCATACTTCTAAAGTCTGCAGTAGAAGAAAAAGAAGATTACCTAAGCATTAAAGCAGAACTTAAACTGGCTAAAAAAATACAAGATTCCTCGCTACCTTTAAATCCTCCTACAGGTGGAAGAGCTTCTATTGCTTCTAGATACAACCCAATGACTTCCATTGGTGGTGATTATTATGACTTTCACACCCCCGACGAATATAGTTTAGGTGTTGTGATAGCAGATGTATCGGGACATGGAATTCCTGCTGCGATTGTGGCTGCAATGTTTAAGATGGCATTTAATTTACAAAAACATGTCTCTAAAAAACCAAATGAAGTTCTAAAACGAATTAACAAATTACTTTTAGATTCCATACATAAACAATTTGTAACCGCCTGTTATCTATTTTTTGATTTAGAATACCATAGAATTTTATATGCAAGTGCTGGGCACCCTCCCGTTGCATTTTATAGAAGAAAAACGAACAAAGTGGAACTCGTTAGGCCTAGAGGAAGGATCCTTGGGTGTTTTCCAGAAATCCCTGATGAAATTTTGGATTTACCATTCTCTGATGGTGACAGAGTCATTTTATATACTGATGGAATTTCAGAAGCGAGGAATCTTGAAGGAGAAATGTTTGGCGATGAACGACTCAGCAATTATATCATTGAAAATGCTAAAAATCGTTCAACTGAACTTTTTGCAGATGGCCTAATAGAACACGTCAAAGAATTTTGTGGCAAATCCATTCCAGAGGATGATATAACACTTGTAGTTGTTGATTTATAAATCCACCAAACATCTAACTTTTTTTCATTCGAAATAAAATAGAGGTGAAGTAAAATACTACCAGTTCAAATTTTCTCCAAAATCATTCTATTGATGAGAGGAAATTATGAGCGAAACAATTTATTGTTCTGGGCCAATGTTTAGTCCTGAAGAACTGAGTACAATGGCAAGTATTGCAACAACACTTGAATCAGCAGGTTTTAAAACATACCTACCACAAAGGGATGGGATCGAAGTGGCGAAAGTAATGGCCCTAGTCAATACCCCTATTATCTCAGGTGAAATCTTTCGAGACATTATGATTTTTGTCCAGAAAGCAGTTTTCACAATGGATGTTTACCAAGTGGTGGAACGATGTGATGCAACTGTATTTAATATGAATGGCCGACCAGCTGACGATGGTTCTATTTCCGAAACTGGCATATCCTTTGCGGTTGGAAAACCAATTGTAATTTATAAAAATGATCCAAGAACTGAATTTAATGGATTAGATAACCCTCTCCTAACAGGACTTAGTTATAATTGGAAATATGTCACAGATATAACTAAGATACCCACAAGTCTTAAAGACATGATTTTAAAAGTAAATTCAGCCGGTGAAAACCTCTACCTAAAAAATCCCCCTCCAATGGTAAAAATAACGTTAGAAGTGGGAAAGGAAGTTTGGGAAATTCTACAAATCATTCGTTTTTTTGAACACAAAGATAAGGATTTAGTGGCCATCTTAAAAATTCTTATGGAGAAATTAAAATCTTCTGTACGATTTATGAAATACTTAGAAGGATAATTTCGAATGACAATTCTACTTTTGTGGATCCAACCACTTTCCACAAAACATGACATTTGTAATAGGTCATATTTTCCATTCATGACATCTAGGACATGGTTAAAATCCAAAGGACATGTTAGCTTTGGATTTTATTTTTAGTCAAAAAAGGATTATAATGTATAATCGACGCACCATAAACAAGAAAAACCAATCCAAACCTTC
The sequence above is a segment of the Leptospira sp. WS39.C2 genome. Coding sequences within it:
- a CDS encoding nucleoside 2-deoxyribosyltransferase; the protein is MSETIYCSGPMFSPEELSTMASIATTLESAGFKTYLPQRDGIEVAKVMALVNTPIISGEIFRDIMIFVQKAVFTMDVYQVVERCDATVFNMNGRPADDGSISETGISFAVGKPIVIYKNDPRTEFNGLDNPLLTGLSYNWKYVTDITKIPTSLKDMILKVNSAGENLYLKNPPPMVKITLEVGKEVWEILQIIRFFEHKDKDLVAILKILMEKLKSSVRFMKYLEG